From Pagrus major chromosome 6, Pma_NU_1.0, one genomic window encodes:
- the tmem74b gene encoding uncharacterized protein tmem74b, whose translation MESSFNAVELRELRGGGGRRGVSPTPPSAPWIAATAGCAVRGFENASYQQDDEHDHQQQQQGATVSAGCPPSTSGNDKGEQQHQELSPRSYDEEEGGGGQEDGQDFTEFNPADDHSADYGFIFALVFLVSGIVLVVIAYTIPREAKVDPDSVSARQMEKLEMYYAQLGSHLDKCIIAGLGLLTLGGMFLSVLLMVSICRGEMYRRRAAFVRPKRTYGSINLRMKQLATGEAGGGEGGDGGEEFLVEHAVTRNNIQPDPSRDSKSEPGPSRHPPPAASSSSSSAAAHGVD comes from the exons ATGGAGTCCTCTTTTAACGCCGTAGAGCTCCGGGAGCTGAGGGGCGGAGGAGGCCGGAGAGGTGTGTCTCCGACGCCGCCCTCCGCGCCCTGGATAGCGGCCACAGCGGGCTGCGCCGTCCGGGGCTTCGAGAACGCCTCGTACCAGCAGGACGACGAGCAtgaccaccagcagcagcagcagggggcgacgGTGTCGGCAGGATGTCCACCCTCAACTTCAGGCAATGACAAG ggcGAGCAGCAGCATCAGGAGCTCTCTCCACGCTCGTAcgatgaggaggaaggaggtggAGGGCAGGAGGACGGCCAGGACTTCACTGAGTTCAACCCAGCCGACGACCACTCTGCAGACTATGGCTTCATCTTTGCCCTGGTGTTTCTGGTGAGCGGGATCGTCCTGGTGGTCATCGCCTACACCATCCCACGAGAGGCCAAAGTTGACCCGGACTCCGTGTCGGCCCGCCAGATGGAGAAGCTGGAGATGTACTACGCCCAGCTGGGCTCCCACCTGGACAAGTGCATCATCGCAGGCCTGGGCCTGCTGACCCTAGGGGGGATGTTCCTGTCTGTGCTGCTCATGGTGTCCATCTGCCGGGGTGAAATGTACCGACGCAGGGCGGCATTTGTTCGACCCAAGAGGACTTACGGCTCCATCAACCTGAGGATGAAGCAGCTGGCAActggagaggcaggaggaggcgAGGGCGGGGACGGAGGTGAGGAGTTTTTGGTGGAACATGCTGTCACGCGGAATAATATACAGCCAGATCCAAGTCGGGACTCCAAATCAGAACCAGGACCGAGCAGGCATCCTCCTCCAGccgcttcctcctcctcttcttcagctgctgcacaTGGAGTCGACTAG
- the psmf1 gene encoding proteasome inhibitor PI31 subunit, with translation MAGLEVLYTCVSGGISCPQDAVVCFVHWDMIKSGYRCIGSGDEPRSSDKKSELLPADWSSNKELYSLRYKTKDGDVQFLLKAIVVDSTLIFNLMNSSSQQVSDLTVNISDHVDADKLQTFDSVFKDTDGLSEKVRTQLLPSQDRSSGQKAETKSRREEEEERRRRGEDSDPLRIPHRHPRQGTQPHWPDPMIPPFAAGGADLDPFGSRGGGGMIVDPLRSGYPRSGFDPSSGIPDILPPGAVPPGARFDPFGPVGRRRPGPDPDHMPPPGYDDMFM, from the exons ATGGCAGGCTTAGAGGTGTTGTATACCTGTGTCTCCGGCGGCATCAGCTGTCCACAGGACGCCGTGGTGTGTTTCGTCCACTGGGACATGATAAAGAGCGGATACAGGTGCATCGGGTCCGGAGACGAG CCCCGCAGCAGTGATAAGAAGTCagagctgctgcctgctgaCTGGAGCAGCAACAAGGAGTTGTACAGTCTGAGATATAAAACCAAAGATGGTGACGTCCAATTCCTGCTCAAAGCCATCGTTGTCGACTCCACCTTGATCTTCAACCTGATG aacTCCAGCTCACAGCAGGTGTCAGACTTGACGGTGAACATCAGCGATCATGTGGATGCTGACAAGTTGCAGACGTTTGACAG TGTGTTCAAGGATACAGACGGATTGTCAGAGAAGGTGAGGACTCAGCTGCTGCCCTCCCAGGACAGATCGTCCGGACAGAAGGCAGAGACGAAGAGCCgtagggaggaggaggaggagcggagaCGAAGAGGAGAAGACAGCGACCCCCTCCGCATCCCCCACAGACATCCTCGACAGGGAACACAGCCACACTG GCCCGACCCCATGATTCCTCCCtttgcagcaggaggagcagatcTGGATCCGTTCGG GTCTCGCGGCGGTGGCGGGATGATAGTCGACCCGTTGAGGTCGGGTTATCCTCGCTCTGGTTTTGACCCGTCCAGCGGGATCCCAGACATTCTGCCTCCTGGAGCTGTTCCCCCGGGGGCTCGCTTTGACCCGTTTGGACCAGTTGGACGACGCAGACCAgg gccgGATCCAGACCACATGCCCCCACCTGGCTATGACGACATGTTCATGTAG